Proteins encoded together in one Xenopus laevis strain J_2021 chromosome 6L, Xenopus_laevis_v10.1, whole genome shotgun sequence window:
- the cldn12.L gene encoding claudin 12 L homeolog — protein MGCQEVHAVTLFAFVCGTASISGLFAATLLPQWRQMKLYTYNRNEKNLTVSIGLWVKCTRLEWSRDCMMYDMDWYASVDQLDIRVLQFALPFSILTAASALILCLTGICNTTFSSSVPNLKLVKCLINSSGCHLVAGLLYILAGIMSIMPSIWSVFYNGVLNVKYGPYFTYDIAVFVAIGSSGGMFFTALLLFLWYCACKSLPSPFWQPLYSHVPSMHSYVPPSYQSRSRMSAIEIDIPVVTHTA, from the coding sequence ATGGGCTGTCAGGAAGTCCACGCAGTGACCTTATTCGCCTTTGTATGCGGGACGGCCTCCATCTCGGGGCTCTTTGCTGCGACTCTGCTGCCTCAATGGAGGCAAATGAAACTCTACACTTACAACCGGAATGAGAAAAACCTGACTGTCAGCATTGGGCTGTGGGTGAAATGCACACGCTTGGAGTGGAGCAGGGATTGCATGATGTATGATATGGATTGGTACGCAAGCGTGGACCAGCTGGACATACGTGTTCTGCAATTCGCTCTGCCCTTCAGCATCCTGACCGCTGCCTCCGCACTCATACTGTGCCTGACTGGAATCTGTAACACCACCTTTAGCTCAAGTGTGCCAAACCTAAAGCTGGTCAAATGTCTCATTAACAGTTCTGGGTGCCATCTTGTGGCAGGGCTGTTATATATACTAGCAGGGATCATGAGCATTATGCCCTCCATCTGGTCTGTGTTTTACAATGGAGTTCTAAATGTCAAGTATGGGCCCTACTTTACTTACGACATTGCTGTTTTTGTGGCTATTGGCAGTTCCGGGGGCATGTTCTTTACTGCTCTGCTATTGTTTCTGTGGTATTGTGCCTGCAAATCTCTGCCCTCTCCATTCTGGCAGCCCTTGTATTCCCACGTCCCTAGTATGCACAGCTACGTGCCCCCGTCCTACCAGTCCCGCTCCCGCATGTCCGCCATCGAGATAGACATTCCTGTTGTTACACACACTGCCTAA